From Carya illinoinensis cultivar Pawnee chromosome 5, C.illinoinensisPawnee_v1, whole genome shotgun sequence, one genomic window encodes:
- the LOC122311830 gene encoding homeobox-leucine zipper protein ATHB-13-like isoform X1, whose amino-acid sequence MAFFPANFMLQAPHEDHDNQHPTSLNPIGLPSCTPQDFHGVASFLGKRSLSFSGVELGEEANGEDDLSDDGSQVGEKKRRLNMEQVKTLEKNFELGNKLEPERKMQLARALGLQPRQIAIWFQNRRARWKTKQLEKDYDLLKRQFEAVKADNDVLQAQNQKLQAEILALKNREPTESINLNKETEGSCSNRSENSSEIKLDISRTPAIDSPLSTQPITSRPLFPSSVRPPGVAQLFQNSSRPDLQCQKMDQIVKEESLSTMFCGMDDQSAFWPWLEQHHFN is encoded by the exons ATGGCCTTCTTCCCAGCAAATTTCATGTTACAAGCCCCTCATGAAGATCATGACAATCAGCATCCCACTTCTCTCAATCCAATCGGCCTGCCCtcatgcacacctcaagacttTCATG GGGTTGCATCGTTTCTAGGAAAGAGATCCCTATCATTTTCAGGTGTTGAGTTGGGCGAAGAAGCTAATGGGGAGGATGATTTGTCTGACGATGGGTCACAGGTAggggagaagaagaggaggctTAACATGGAGCAGGTGAAGACCCTTGAGAAGAACTTTGAGTTGGGGAACAAGCTAGAGCCTGAGAGAAAAATGCAGTTGGCTAGGGCTCTAGGACTGCAGCCAAGACAGATAGCTATATGGTTCCAAAATAGAAGGGCAAGGTGGAAGACTAAACAGTTAGAGAAAGATTATGATCTTCTTAAGAGACAATTTGAAGCAGTCAAAGCAGACAATGATGTTCTCCAAGCTCAGAACCAAAAACTTCAAGCAGAG ATATTGGCACTAAAAAATAGAGAACCAACAGAATCAATCAACCTCAATAAAGAAACGGAAGGTTCCTGCAGCAATAGAAGTGAGAACAGCTCCGAGATTAAGTTGGATATATCGAGGACACCAGCCATTGACAGCCCTTTATCCACTCAACCAATTACCAGTAGACCACTCTTTCCATCCTCTGTAAGGCCTCCAGGTGTGGCTCAGCTCTTCCAAAACTCGTCAAGACCCGACCTCCAATGCCAGAAGATGGATCAAATAGTCAAAGAAGAAAGTCTAAGCACCATGTTCTGCGGCATGGATGATCAATCCGCGTTCTGGCCGTGGTTGGAGCAGCATCATTTCAACTGA
- the LOC122311830 gene encoding homeobox-leucine zipper protein ATHB-13-like isoform X2 — protein sequence MAFFPANFMLQAPHEDHDNQHPTSLNPIGLPSCTPQDFHGVASFLGKRSLSFSGVELGEEANGEDDLSDDGSQVGEKKRRLNMEQVKTLEKNFELGNKLEPERKMQLARALGLQPRQIAIWFQNRRARWKTKQLEKDYDLLKRQFEAVKADNDVLQAQNQKLQAECLIIFGAKG from the exons ATGGCCTTCTTCCCAGCAAATTTCATGTTACAAGCCCCTCATGAAGATCATGACAATCAGCATCCCACTTCTCTCAATCCAATCGGCCTGCCCtcatgcacacctcaagacttTCATG GGGTTGCATCGTTTCTAGGAAAGAGATCCCTATCATTTTCAGGTGTTGAGTTGGGCGAAGAAGCTAATGGGGAGGATGATTTGTCTGACGATGGGTCACAGGTAggggagaagaagaggaggctTAACATGGAGCAGGTGAAGACCCTTGAGAAGAACTTTGAGTTGGGGAACAAGCTAGAGCCTGAGAGAAAAATGCAGTTGGCTAGGGCTCTAGGACTGCAGCCAAGACAGATAGCTATATGGTTCCAAAATAGAAGGGCAAGGTGGAAGACTAAACAGTTAGAGAAAGATTATGATCTTCTTAAGAGACAATTTGAAGCAGTCAAAGCAGACAATGATGTTCTCCAAGCTCAGAACCAAAAACTTCAAGCAGAG TGTTTGATCATCTTTGGGGCTAAAGGATAA